From Candidatus Eremiobacterota bacterium, one genomic window encodes:
- a CDS encoding PQQ-binding-like beta-propeller repeat protein: MNKMSNIFSFLWAVILSMALILGGCAGGGGESGASYWGGSGGGETSQAYSVSGTLRDTITSTPVQGAACTLSQARGGNFIKDFLRIPKETVTVSSTTTDQNGQYRFTGVPSGTYTITFSKADYVTTELNSLSVTGDTAGVDRTVVQVSQWNQIAGPDNPYDTTKDYVIVDAALPSKSARPAVSGVAASITPSTGVKIGYFTDSTPPTIDWSATGTYANGRIIFYGLTPGTQYSINFSLTGYTFPVLNVSSPGGGGVVQNYNIYATSPTPTASPTTPTPSPTTPTPSPTAPTPTTSPGGGGGGGGGGVPSPSPSPSPSPSPTPAGTLRWSFTYSYAGPISSSPAIGSDGTVYFGSDDYKLYAFSASGSPRWSYTAGGCMQTGSPAIGSDGTIYFGTDDKKFYAVDASGSPRWSYQTGGEIFLSPAIGSDGTIYFGSNDMNFYALNASGALRWIYMTGGEIHSSPAIASDGTIYFGSNDRNLHALDASGAPRWTYPTGDIIYASPAIGSDGTVYFGSGDGNFYALDASGSLRWSYPASIGQWCMSSPAVASDGTIYFGSRAPTNRLFALNASGSLRWSYTPGDEINSSPAIGSDGTIYFGSNSNKLYALNASGSLRWSYGTTDDIYSSPSIGSDGTIYFGSRNQRFYALFGTGTLATSPWPKFRQNLFNTGRKE; this comes from the coding sequence ATGAATAAGATGAGTAATATTTTCTCGTTTCTCTGGGCAGTCATTCTTTCCATGGCCCTGATTCTGGGAGGCTGCGCGGGAGGCGGCGGCGAATCGGGCGCGTCATACTGGGGCGGAAGTGGAGGAGGAGAGACTTCCCAGGCCTATTCCGTATCAGGCACGCTCCGCGACACCATCACGAGCACTCCTGTGCAGGGCGCCGCATGCACCCTCTCGCAGGCCCGGGGCGGGAATTTTATCAAGGACTTCCTCAGGATTCCGAAAGAGACGGTGACTGTCAGCTCTACGACGACAGACCAGAACGGTCAGTACCGCTTCACCGGCGTGCCGTCGGGGACTTACACAATCACCTTCAGCAAGGCTGATTATGTCACCACTGAGCTCAACAGCCTCTCGGTGACAGGCGACACGGCAGGCGTGGACCGCACGGTGGTGCAGGTCTCGCAGTGGAACCAGATCGCCGGCCCCGATAATCCCTACGATACCACGAAGGATTATGTCATCGTCGATGCCGCACTCCCTTCCAAAAGCGCAAGGCCTGCAGTTTCAGGAGTCGCAGCCTCAATCACCCCTTCAACGGGAGTAAAGATAGGCTACTTCACAGACAGCACGCCGCCCACCATTGACTGGAGCGCGACAGGAACATACGCCAACGGGAGGATCATCTTTTACGGTCTCACCCCGGGAACGCAGTACTCCATCAATTTCTCTCTGACAGGTTATACCTTCCCGGTTCTCAACGTGTCATCGCCCGGCGGCGGAGGAGTTGTGCAGAACTATAATATCTACGCCACTTCGCCCACGCCTACGGCTTCCCCGACAACACCCACGCCATCCCCGACAACGCCCACGCCTTCCCCGACAGCACCGACTCCCACCACCTCTCCCGGTGGGGGCGGAGGAGGTGGGGGTGGAGGCGTGCCGTCGCCGTCACCGTCACCGTCGCCGTCACCTTCACCGACCCCTGCGGGCACTCTCCGGTGGAGCTTTACCTATTCTTATGCAGGGCCGATCAGTTCCTCTCCTGCCATAGGGAGCGACGGCACGGTATATTTCGGCTCCGATGATTACAAACTCTATGCCTTTTCAGCCTCAGGCTCACCCCGTTGGAGTTACACCGCAGGCGGGTGCATGCAGACAGGCTCTCCTGCCATAGGGAGCGATGGCACCATTTATTTCGGCACGGACGATAAAAAATTCTACGCGGTAGATGCCTCAGGCTCGCCCCGATGGAGTTACCAGACGGGAGGTGAAATCTTTTTGTCGCCTGCCATAGGAAGCGACGGCACCATCTATTTCGGTTCGAATGATATGAATTTTTATGCCCTTAATGCTTCGGGCGCGCTCAGGTGGATCTACATGACTGGTGGTGAAATCCACTCTTCGCCGGCAATAGCGAGTGATGGCACTATTTATTTCGGCTCCAACGATAGGAATCTTCATGCTCTTGACGCCTCAGGCGCGCCCCGGTGGACCTATCCCACGGGTGATATAATCTATGCATCTCCTGCCATAGGAAGCGACGGCACTGTGTATTTCGGCTCAGGCGACGGCAATTTTTATGCCCTAGATGCCTCAGGCTCACTCCGGTGGAGTTATCCCGCAAGCATAGGACAATGGTGCATGTCCTCTCCTGCCGTAGCGAGCGACGGCACCATCTATTTCGGCTCACGCGCCCCTACCAACAGGCTTTTTGCCCTTAACGCCTCAGGCTCGCTCCGGTGGTCTTATACCCCGGGCGACGAAATCAATTCCTCTCCTGCCATAGGAAGCGACGGCACCATCTATTTCGGCTCAAACAGCAACAAGCTTTATGCCCTCAATGCCTCAGGCTCGCTCCGGTGGAGCTATGGAACGACAGACGATATCTATTCATCGCCCTCCATAGGGAGCGACGGCACCATCTATTTCGGCTCGCGCAATCAGAGATTTTACGCCCTTTTCGGCACCGGCACCCTGGCCACGAGCCCCTGGCCCAAGTTCCGTCAGAACCTCTTCAACACAGGGAGAAAAGAGTGA
- a CDS encoding ATP-binding protein, with amino-acid sequence MKITVNNDLQEIKRLTTELADFGSSERLASKVIHDITLALEEIVTNIISYGYDDFESHEIVIDLQMLADELSVEISDDGTPFNPLEIPPPDLNAPLDEREIGGLGIFLVRQFMDDVAYRHENQRNILTLRKKLSH; translated from the coding sequence ATGAAAATTACAGTAAATAACGACCTTCAGGAAATCAAGAGGCTCACGACGGAACTGGCAGACTTCGGATCGTCGGAGCGCCTTGCAAGCAAGGTGATCCATGACATCACCCTGGCTCTCGAGGAGATCGTGACAAATATCATCTCATACGGCTATGATGATTTTGAATCCCACGAAATTGTCATCGATCTTCAAATGCTTGCCGATGAGCTCTCTGTAGAGATCTCCGATGACGGGACACCTTTCAATCCCCTCGAAATTCCCCCTCCCGACCTTAATGCCCCTCTTGATGAGAGGGAAATCGGGGGCCTTGGCATTTTCCTTGTGCGGCAGTTCATGGATGATGTGGCATACCGCCATGAAAACCAGAGGAATATCCTGACTCTCAGGAAAAAGCTGAGCCACTGA
- a CDS encoding ankyrin repeat domain-containing protein: MKRALRTLLALSLLVLIAAFPLRAAPIHDAAKNGDREEVVRLLQSDRKLVNARDEAHGNTPLHWAAYRGHMSAAVELMAYGADVNAKNNDGYTPLRDAAYKGHVKIVESLLRHGARVDEKDRTYGATALHWAANASQDKGQAEIIGLLMFLGADPRAKDKEGKTPIDWASSNGSKDAVRLLSRTKGTYLLASQVNEFFDALCRNDVTKVKALAAKTPALVKAREAGIPGGQGFTALHFAAERGNREIAEFLIEKGADVNATGVTTSDFSTEGFTPLHCAAFDGAVEVADLLISKGARVFALDTFGRTPLHIAAFRAKKDMLALLLSKRANIGAKTKEGETVLHEVAATLDVMARRGISEDELCQAAAFLIEKGAPLNEKDRYGTTPLMAATKNRHKKLAEVIRTHGGR, from the coding sequence ATGAAAAGAGCTCTGCGGACTCTTCTTGCCCTGTCGCTGCTGGTACTCATCGCAGCCTTTCCTCTCAGGGCCGCGCCTATTCACGATGCGGCCAAAAACGGCGACAGAGAGGAAGTCGTAAGGCTGCTGCAGTCTGACAGGAAGCTTGTAAACGCGAGGGATGAGGCCCACGGCAACACCCCTCTGCACTGGGCTGCCTACCGGGGACATATGAGCGCTGCTGTGGAGCTCATGGCCTATGGAGCCGACGTGAACGCGAAAAATAACGACGGCTACACGCCCCTGCGGGACGCGGCCTACAAAGGCCACGTCAAGATCGTGGAGTCTCTGCTGAGGCACGGCGCCCGTGTTGATGAGAAGGATCGCACCTACGGAGCCACTGCCCTTCACTGGGCTGCCAATGCCAGCCAGGATAAGGGCCAGGCGGAAATCATAGGGCTGCTGATGTTCCTTGGCGCCGATCCCCGGGCAAAAGATAAGGAGGGAAAGACTCCCATTGACTGGGCATCCTCCAATGGCAGCAAGGATGCGGTGCGCCTCCTCTCGAGGACGAAGGGAACCTACCTTCTTGCCTCGCAGGTCAACGAGTTTTTTGACGCCCTCTGCAGGAATGATGTCACCAAGGTAAAGGCCCTGGCAGCGAAAACCCCTGCACTCGTGAAAGCGAGGGAAGCAGGCATACCGGGAGGCCAGGGCTTCACGGCCCTGCATTTCGCCGCCGAAAGAGGGAATCGTGAGATCGCAGAATTTCTCATAGAAAAGGGAGCCGACGTCAATGCGACAGGCGTCACCACCAGTGATTTCTCCACCGAAGGCTTTACCCCCCTTCACTGTGCCGCATTTGACGGGGCAGTGGAAGTGGCGGATCTCCTTATCTCAAAGGGAGCGAGGGTATTTGCACTGGACACTTTCGGGCGGACTCCTCTCCACATTGCCGCTTTCAGGGCAAAAAAGGACATGCTGGCCCTTCTTCTCTCAAAGAGGGCCAACATAGGGGCAAAGACCAAGGAAGGCGAGACGGTGCTGCACGAGGTGGCTGCAACCTTAGATGTTATGGCGAGGCGCGGGATCAGTGAAGATGAGCTCTGCCAGGCAGCGGCCTTTCTTATAGAGAAAGGCGCGCCTCTCAATGAGAAAGACAGGTATGGCACTACTCCCCTTATGGCTGCCACGAAGAACAGGCATAAAAAGCTGGCGGAAGTGATTCGGACCCATGGAGGACGGTAA
- a CDS encoding class IV adenylate cyclase: protein MKVLNIEIKVKSSDADSVRKLLLSRNARFAGEDHQVDTYFNVPKGRLKLREGTIENKLIYYERDDKSDPKESRIILYNPTPGSSLKDILTSSLGIKVVVDKKREIYFIDNVKFHIDSVAELGSYVEIEAISEEGKIGRDTLVKQCNEYMRLFGIPDADLVHCSYSDLLLEKKRQQ, encoded by the coding sequence ATGAAAGTGCTCAACATTGAGATCAAGGTGAAATCATCGGATGCTGATTCGGTAAGGAAGCTCCTCCTCTCGAGAAATGCAAGGTTTGCAGGGGAGGATCACCAGGTGGACACTTATTTCAATGTGCCGAAAGGGCGCCTCAAGCTCAGAGAGGGGACAATTGAAAACAAGCTCATCTATTACGAAAGAGACGACAAAAGCGATCCGAAGGAGTCGCGGATAATCCTCTACAACCCTACGCCCGGCTCATCATTGAAGGACATTCTCACGAGCTCCCTGGGGATAAAAGTCGTGGTGGACAAGAAGAGGGAGATATACTTCATCGACAACGTGAAGTTCCATATCGACAGCGTGGCGGAGCTGGGCTCATATGTAGAGATTGAAGCAATTTCTGAGGAAGGGAAGATCGGCAGGGATACCCTCGTCAAGCAGTGCAATGAATATATGCGTCTCTTCGGCATTCCGGACGCCGATCTGGTTCATTGCTCATACAGTGACCTGCTGCTGGAAAAAAAGCGGCAGCAATGA